The window GGACTCGTCCCAGGGCGTATTGATTTTCGCCTGTTGCTCTGGTGATGGTTTGCCGTGTGTATACATGCGGATTTTTGTAACGGTCAACATTTCTGTGCCATTCTTGTCAACTTCTGATTGCCTTATGGATGCAAACCAAAGAAAAGGCCGTACTCTATGATCTGATGTGGTACCGAGTCGGTCATTTGACCAGCCAGATTTGACAAGTTGATGAAAGCTTTGTTAATATTTTCCCTAACCACACATCAGCCCTCTTCCCAATGATAGCATTCTATCACCTCACAGATAATCCGCAACGGCAGTCTCCCTATTCTCCTTGACATGTCCTGCACTAATCTCCATCTCATATAGATCCTGTGATAGTTGTAACAGCTGGTTCTCCACGGCCGTGCGGATAGCGACCTGGTCAGGCGGAGCGCCGGCCACTGCAGGGCCAGCAGTGGGATTCGGTGGAGCAGCTGCAGGGGTTGGAGCCGGTGAGGGGAGATGGTGGTGGTCTAGTGACATTTTGAATTGAAATCGAAAGTAAAATTGAAAATGAAGACATAGGATTGATATTTGGCAGGAGTGTTCGGCATTCGCTCGTCTCCCGGTGGAGGCAGACTGACTTCTCATCGGCAGTAGCTCCAATTCGATGTATTCATTTCGATATGCTCTGAATCTTTGATCTGCATATACGAAATCAAAATGTCTACTCGAGTGTCCACTCCAAGCACACCCTCGTTCCCCAACACACCGGACGTGGTcgaagagatggagaaatTACAGATCAACCCGTCCCAAGAGCCGACATCAACATCATTACAAATCAACGGCAATGACGATGAAGAGCTTGAGAGGTTTCGAGCCCAATGGCGTGAGGAACTCAAGGCCAAGAAGGCTGGCGTCTCCAGTGGAGTGACTGTTGGGAACGTCATCTGGAAGGGCAAGGGACAGGGCGTGGAACGGGAGTATGAGGAGAGTAAGGACCGCGCCACCTGGACATCGCCTAAGACTCCTCGGATGGCGCACCCGCTGCCCGCATTCgaagacgatgatgatgccCCTAGATCCGGTCCATCGAAAGCTGTCCCAGCGGTGGCCGTTATCAAAGGCTCCAATCATAGCAAAACGCACCCGAAAAAGGTCAGGACAGACAAGGAGCGGGCGGTGCAGACGTACGCCAAGGCTGTAGAGAGCGAACAGAGTGGCCAGCTTAACGAGGCTTTGATACTCTATCGGAGGGCATTCAAGATGGATGGTGAGATTTTTGTAGTGAATGAGTACATAAAGGAACTAAGCTGAGAGCGCTGCTGTAGATGATGTGGATAAACTCTACACTCGTTCTGTCGCGAAGGCCACTGCTCAACAAGTCTTGGAACAGCAAGGGACGAGTGAGAATCCTTTGCCAGCTATTCCCAATTCTGCCGATATTGTCCAGCCATCAGCACCTGTAGAGGAGCCTTACTCTTTCCAGCGCCATATCCAACTGCACCCGGACTACGTCAAATCTTCCGCTGCCCCAATAGCATCATCGAAGGCACTATCTAGATCGGCTCTGACGGCCATCTTTGATTCGTTACCGATCGCTCCCTACGAATTTACCTTTCTCccagaagatgaggatTTGCCTATACCGATTGCAAGTCTTCCAGCAGAGCTTATAGATCCTATCCTTGCTCATTTGGATGTCATCTGGGTAGAACGGTTCGCCGCTACATGTTGGCGCGCGAGATATCTCACACAATGCTCAAACGTTTGGAGAAGATTAGCACACAGGATATACAGAGAGCCTGCTATGCTTCCTCCAGGAGGGCTCACAGCGAAGGATCTGGTGCGAAAGCACGCAGGGGAATGGCGAACGACGTTGATCGAAGAGGAAAGGGTTAGGATGGACGGATGTTATATTGCTGTATGTCATTATATGTGAGTAGATCCCTTTGTACGTGTCTTCGATATTCTAACGGTGTTTTTTAGCCGACCTGGTGCGGGAGATGAATGGATCGCGGTGAGTAATTTGTGATATACTACCATAAATGATGTATTTATCAGACCATGTCCGAAGATCACCCATCTGAGTGCGCTGCCAGAAATTGGAATGCAAAAGTCCTATACTAATATCATTCGTAGTAACTTACCATCGCTACTTGCGTTTCTATCCAGACGGCTCAGTAATTTCTTTTCTGACAACGGACCAGTACGTACTATCTCCCCATGTCACGATTTTCACTAATATTGCCTGAAAGTCCTTCCGAAGTCGTTCCGATTCTCCGTCCTTCATTGCGCGGCAAAGGCTTACACTTTGGTCGCTGGCGACTCATCCGCCC of the Cryptococcus gattii WM276 chromosome H, complete sequence genome contains:
- a CDS encoding F-box domain-containing protein, putative (Similar to TIGR gene model, INSD accession AAW45422.1), which codes for MSTRVSTPSTPSFPNTPDVVEEMEKLQINPSQEPTSTSLQINGNDDEELERFRAQWREELKAKKAGVSSGVTVGNVIWKGKGQGVEREYEESKDRATWTSPKTPRMAHPLPAFEDDDDAPRSGPSKAVPAVAVIKGSNHSKTHPKKVRTDKERAVQTYAKAVESEQSGQLNEALILYRRAFKMDDDVDKLYTRSVAKATAQQVLEQQGTSENPLPAIPNSADIVQPSAPVEEPYSFQRHIQLHPDYVKSSAAPIASSKALSRSALTAIFDSLPIAPYEFTFLPEDEDLPIPIASLPAELIDPILAHLDVIWVERFAATCWRARYLTQCSNVWRRLAHRIYREPAMLPPGGLTAKDLVRKHAGEWRTTLIEEERVRMDGCYIAVCHYIRPGAGDEWIAITHLITYHRYLRFYPDGSVISFLTTDHPSEVVPILRPSLRGKGLHFGRWRLIRPDAIHNPEIDPEWVPSKTGEKRPARIIVSDLLEPGVEDPKYEFEMELALRQTSRGRWNKLDILEYRSINLNTGETLALSLKNQKPFFFSKVRSYNPPF
- a CDS encoding uncharacterized protein (Similar to SGTC gene model, INSD accession EAL19396.1), producing MSLDHHHLPSPAPTPAAAPPNPTAGPAVAGAPPDQVAIRTAVENQLLQLSQDLYEMEISAGHVKENRETAVADYLENINKAFINLSNLAGQMTDSVPHQIIENVDRYKNPHVYTRQTITRATGENQYALGRVLGLESFRRQLNDAISSNFPEIPLPERRHQPVKSSQEEDVPQEGGSTMANGYSVKIEDDAGPHDQYGQSIVNGMSS